Proteins encoded by one window of Erwinia pyrifoliae DSM 12163:
- the fadJ gene encoding fatty acid oxidation complex subunit alpha FadJ encodes MDLPSALTLTLRPDRVGVITIDVPYEKVNTLKAEFAADILALVQQARANPHLAGLVLISGKPDSFIAGADINMIAACHSVQQATALAQAGQKAMAEIAALPFPVVAAIHGACLGGGLELALACHRRICTQDDKTRLGLPEVQLGLLPGSGGTQRLPGVTGIRVALDMILTGKTLGARAALRCGLVDETVDHAILLEAAVQRVLQPLAAAKPLPFSERLLTRAPGRSLLFMLAQRRTRSKTHGNYPATEKILSVVRCGLTPGSNGYLAEAQAFGELVMTPQSAALRSLFFANTALKKAHFGVEPHELKRIGILGGGLMGGGIACVTATRAGLPVRIKDVNANGINHALKTSWQVLTRAVERRRLSAAQRQQQMALITGSTDYQGFRQCDMVIEAVFEDLALKQKMVAEIEANCSVQTLFASNTSSLPIADIAAAAQRPENVIGLHYFSPPEKMPLVEVIPHAGTSRETLATAVMLARKQGKTPIVVADRAGFYVNRILAPYIIEALHCLLEGEPVEYIDRSLVQFGFPLGPLQLLDEVGLDVGTQIMPILQHAWGERFALPAGLEALWQDGRKGRKNGRGFYLYQQKGRKKRVDSTLYRLLPVKVKQHLSAAHIAQRCVMMLLNEAARTLDEQGIASARDGDIGAVLGIGFPPFLGGPFRYMDQLGIGEVVNRLTLLVQQHGSRFAPCSLLEKMAVEGKTFYQSDVKSDKPADSAG; translated from the coding sequence ATGGATCTGCCATCTGCATTGACTCTTACTCTGCGCCCGGATCGGGTCGGCGTCATCACCATCGATGTACCGTATGAGAAGGTTAACACCCTGAAAGCTGAATTTGCCGCAGATATTCTGGCGCTTGTCCAGCAGGCGCGGGCCAACCCGCATCTGGCCGGGCTGGTACTGATTTCCGGTAAGCCCGACAGTTTTATCGCCGGGGCGGATATCAACATGATCGCCGCCTGTCATAGCGTACAGCAGGCGACCGCATTGGCTCAGGCCGGTCAAAAGGCGATGGCGGAGATAGCCGCACTGCCGTTTCCGGTCGTCGCGGCGATCCACGGTGCCTGCCTTGGCGGCGGGCTTGAACTGGCGCTGGCCTGCCATCGCCGCATCTGTACGCAGGATGACAAAACCCGGCTTGGCTTACCGGAAGTTCAGCTGGGCCTGCTGCCGGGTTCCGGCGGGACGCAGCGCCTGCCGGGCGTGACGGGCATCCGGGTGGCACTGGATATGATATTGACGGGCAAAACGCTGGGGGCGCGTGCCGCATTACGCTGCGGGCTGGTGGACGAGACGGTGGATCACGCTATTCTGCTGGAAGCGGCGGTACAGCGGGTGCTACAACCGCTTGCGGCAGCGAAGCCTTTACCCTTTAGCGAACGGCTGTTAACCCGCGCGCCCGGCCGCTCGCTGCTGTTTATGCTCGCACAGCGCCGGACGCGGTCGAAAACCCACGGCAACTATCCGGCTACGGAAAAAATTCTCAGCGTGGTGCGCTGCGGGCTGACGCCAGGCAGCAACGGCTATTTAGCCGAAGCACAGGCCTTTGGTGAACTGGTGATGACCCCGCAGTCTGCCGCGCTGCGCAGCCTGTTTTTTGCCAACACTGCGCTAAAAAAAGCGCATTTTGGTGTTGAACCCCATGAACTGAAACGCATTGGCATACTGGGCGGTGGCCTGATGGGCGGGGGGATTGCCTGCGTTACTGCGACGCGTGCCGGGTTGCCGGTGCGCATCAAAGACGTCAATGCCAACGGCATTAACCATGCGCTGAAAACCAGCTGGCAGGTGCTGACCCGCGCGGTGGAGCGCCGCCGCCTGAGTGCGGCACAGCGCCAGCAGCAGATGGCATTAATCACCGGCAGCACCGATTACCAGGGCTTCCGGCAGTGCGATATGGTCATCGAAGCGGTATTTGAAGACCTGGCGCTGAAGCAGAAAATGGTGGCGGAAATCGAAGCGAACTGTAGCGTACAAACGCTGTTTGCCTCCAATACCTCTTCGTTGCCGATAGCGGATATTGCCGCCGCCGCGCAGCGGCCAGAGAACGTTATCGGCCTGCATTACTTCAGCCCACCGGAGAAAATGCCGCTGGTGGAGGTGATCCCGCATGCGGGCACCTCCAGAGAAACCCTCGCCACAGCGGTGATGCTGGCACGAAAACAGGGCAAGACGCCAATCGTCGTCGCCGACCGGGCGGGCTTCTACGTTAACCGTATTCTTGCCCCCTATATTATCGAAGCGCTGCACTGCCTGCTGGAGGGGGAGCCGGTTGAATATATCGACCGGTCGCTGGTGCAGTTCGGTTTCCCGCTTGGCCCGTTACAGCTGCTGGACGAGGTCGGGCTGGATGTGGGTACACAGATTATGCCGATCCTTCAACATGCATGGGGCGAACGTTTCGCGCTGCCAGCGGGACTGGAAGCGCTATGGCAGGATGGGCGCAAAGGACGGAAAAACGGGCGCGGGTTCTATTTGTATCAACAGAAAGGCAGAAAAAAACGCGTCGACAGCACGCTGTACCGCCTGCTGCCCGTCAAGGTAAAACAGCATCTTAGCGCGGCGCATATCGCCCAACGCTGTGTGATGATGTTGTTGAATGAGGCAGCACGAACGCTGGATGAGCAGGGGATCGCCAGCGCGCGCGATGGTGATATCGGCGCGGTATTGGGCATTGGCTTTCCGCCTTTTCTTGGCGGGCCGTTCCGCTATATGGACCAGTTGGGTATCGGTGAAGTGGTCAATCGTTTAACGCTGCTTGTGCAGCAGCACGGTTCGCGTTTTGCGCCTTGTTCACTGCTGGAAAAAATGGCGGTTGAAGGCAAAACCTTTTATCAAAGCGATGTTAAATCTGACAAACCCGCCGATTCAGCTGGTTAG
- the sixA gene encoding phosphohistidine phosphatase SixA, whose product MQVFIMRHGDAALEAASDSVRPLTHCGSDETRQMATWLNGQSVDIERVLVSPYLRAQQTLSAVREALPLPDGEDVLPELTPGGDPEQVACYLQVLANQGVKSALVISHLPLVGYLVTELCPQEAPPMFATSAIACVAFDAVNSAGELEWQVSPAKLAKAI is encoded by the coding sequence ATGCAAGTTTTTATAATGCGTCACGGCGATGCTGCCTTAGAAGCAGCGAGTGATTCGGTTAGGCCTCTGACCCACTGCGGCAGTGATGAAACTCGTCAGATGGCGACATGGCTTAACGGCCAGTCCGTGGACATCGAGCGGGTTTTAGTCAGCCCTTATCTACGTGCACAGCAGACGCTGAGCGCAGTGCGTGAGGCGCTGCCCCTGCCTGACGGAGAGGACGTACTGCCGGAACTGACGCCGGGTGGCGACCCGGAGCAGGTGGCATGCTACCTACAGGTGCTGGCTAATCAAGGGGTAAAATCAGCGTTGGTGATTTCTCACCTGCCGCTGGTGGGTTATCTGGTAACAGAACTTTGCCCACAGGAAGCACCGCCGATGTTTGCTACGTCTGCTATCGCCTGTGTTGCTTTTGATGCGGTTAACTCGGCGGGCGAGCTGGAATGGCAGGTTTCTCCGGCAAAACTGGCTAAGGCTATCTGA
- the smrB gene encoding endonuclease SmrB, producing MSKKEKLSAEERTLFRGLMSGTRQLVQDTIAHRPPRKKFNQVPVKRLLSEQMNASHYFSDQFQPLLPSEGPVRYVRSDVSHYELKKLRRGDYTPEIFLDLHGLTQQQAKQELGALIAACRREHIFCASVMHGHGKHILKQQTPLWLAQHPWVIAFHQAPKLFGGDAALLVLIEVEEWLPPELL from the coding sequence ATGAGTAAAAAAGAGAAGCTCAGTGCGGAAGAAAGGACGTTGTTTCGCGGGCTGATGAGCGGCACCCGTCAGCTGGTACAGGATACAATTGCCCACAGGCCGCCGCGCAAAAAATTCAATCAGGTACCGGTGAAACGCCTGCTGTCTGAACAGATGAACGCCAGCCACTATTTTTCCGATCAGTTTCAACCGCTGCTGCCGAGTGAAGGCCCTGTGCGTTATGTACGCAGTGACGTCAGCCACTATGAGCTGAAAAAACTACGCAGGGGGGATTATACGCCAGAGATTTTTCTTGATCTGCATGGTCTGACGCAGCAGCAGGCAAAACAGGAACTGGGCGCGCTGATTGCCGCCTGCCGCCGCGAACACATCTTCTGCGCCAGCGTCATGCATGGTCACGGCAAGCATATTCTCAAGCAACAGACGCCGCTGTGGCTGGCACAGCATCCGTGGGTGATAGCTTTTCATCAGGCACCTAAGCTGTTCGGGGGTGACGCCGCGCTGCTGGTGCTGATTGAAGTTGAAGAGTGGCTGCCGCCGGAGCTGCTTTAG
- the prmB gene encoding 50S ribosomal protein L3 N(5)-glutamine methyltransferase: MDKIFVDEAVNELHTIQDMLRWSVSRFAAADIWYGHGTDNPWDEAVQLVLPTLYLPLDIPEDMRTARLTLSERQRIVERVIRRVDERIPVAYLTNKAWFCGHEFYVDERVLVPRSPIGELINQHFAGIIGHQPQHILDMCTGSGCIAIACAWAFPQAEVDAVDISDDALAVTEQNISAHGLEQHVTPIRCDLFRELPKTQYDLIVTNPPYVDADDMDDLPNEYRHEPELGLAAGNDGLTLTRRILGCAAEYLSEQGVLICEVGNSMVHLIEQYPDVPFTWLEFENGGDGVFMLTRQQLIDAQHHFKMYKD; this comes from the coding sequence TTGGACAAAATTTTCGTCGATGAAGCAGTCAATGAGCTGCACACTATTCAGGATATGTTGCGCTGGTCGGTCAGCCGCTTTGCCGCTGCTGATATCTGGTACGGCCACGGCACCGATAATCCCTGGGACGAAGCCGTCCAGCTGGTGCTCCCCACGCTCTATTTGCCGCTGGATATCCCGGAGGATATGCGTACTGCGCGCCTTACCCTGAGCGAGCGCCAGCGTATCGTTGAACGCGTGATCCGCCGGGTTGACGAACGTATTCCGGTGGCTTACCTCACCAATAAGGCCTGGTTCTGCGGCCACGAATTTTATGTCGACGAACGTGTGCTGGTGCCACGTTCGCCGATAGGCGAACTGATTAATCAGCATTTTGCCGGCATTATCGGCCACCAGCCGCAGCATATTCTGGATATGTGTACCGGCAGCGGCTGCATCGCGATTGCCTGTGCCTGGGCTTTCCCGCAAGCAGAGGTTGATGCAGTGGATATCTCCGACGATGCGCTGGCGGTGACCGAGCAGAATATCAGCGCGCACGGTCTTGAACAGCATGTGACGCCCATCCGCTGCGACCTGTTCCGCGAGTTACCGAAAACTCAGTATGACCTGATTGTCACCAACCCGCCGTACGTTGATGCTGATGATATGGATGACCTTCCCAACGAGTATCGCCACGAGCCGGAACTGGGCCTGGCGGCAGGCAACGATGGTCTGACGCTGACGCGGCGTATTCTGGGCTGTGCAGCGGAATACTTGAGCGAGCAGGGGGTGCTGATCTGCGAAGTCGGTAACAGTATGGTGCACCTTATCGAGCAGTACCCTGATGTGCCGTTCACCTGGCTGGAATTTGAAAATGGCGGTGATGGCGTATTTATGCTGACCAGACAGCAGCTGATCGACGCGCAACATCACTTTAAAATGTATAAAGACTGA
- the aroC gene encoding chorismate synthase: MAGNTIGQLFRVTTFGESHGIALGCIVDGVPPGIPLTEDDLQHDLDRRRPGTSRYTTPRREPDRVKILSGVFEGRTTGTSIGLLIENTDQRSQDYGAIKELYRPGHADFTYDGKYGFRDYRGGGRSSARETAMRVAAGAIAKKYLAMKHDIKVRGYLAQMGDVVCELKDWQQVEQNPFFSPDVDKLDALDELMRALKKEGDSIGAKVAVMAENVPVGLGEPVFDRLDADLAHALMSINAVKGVEIGDGFAVVNQRGSEHRDEIRANGFQSNHAGGILGGISSGQTITANLAMKPTSSITVPGKTINRSGEEVEMITKGRHDPCVGIRAVPIAEAMMAIVLMDHLLRHRGQNADVNADMPRG, encoded by the coding sequence ATGGCGGGTAATACCATTGGACAACTATTCCGGGTCACGACGTTTGGTGAATCCCACGGCATCGCTCTTGGCTGCATCGTTGATGGCGTTCCACCGGGCATTCCGCTGACCGAAGACGATTTGCAGCACGATCTCGATCGACGTCGTCCGGGCACTTCACGCTATACCACTCCGCGTCGGGAGCCGGATCGGGTGAAAATCCTCTCCGGGGTGTTCGAAGGACGTACCACCGGAACCAGTATTGGGCTGCTGATCGAAAATACCGATCAGCGCTCGCAGGATTACGGTGCGATCAAAGAACTCTACCGTCCCGGTCATGCGGATTTTACCTACGATGGTAAATACGGTTTCCGCGACTATCGTGGCGGTGGCCGCTCTTCAGCCCGCGAAACGGCGATGCGCGTCGCGGCCGGAGCGATAGCCAAAAAATACCTGGCTATGAAACATGACATCAAAGTACGCGGCTATCTGGCGCAAATGGGCGACGTAGTCTGCGAGTTGAAAGACTGGCAGCAGGTGGAGCAGAACCCGTTCTTCAGCCCGGATGTGGACAAGCTGGATGCGCTGGATGAACTGATGCGTGCCTTAAAGAAAGAGGGCGACTCCATCGGAGCCAAAGTGGCGGTGATGGCAGAAAACGTGCCGGTGGGCCTCGGTGAACCGGTATTTGACCGTCTGGATGCCGATCTGGCTCATGCGCTGATGAGTATCAACGCCGTTAAGGGCGTTGAAATCGGTGATGGCTTTGCCGTGGTTAACCAGCGTGGCAGCGAGCACCGCGATGAGATACGCGCAAACGGTTTCCAGAGCAATCATGCGGGCGGCATTCTCGGCGGCATCAGCAGCGGCCAGACGATAACCGCTAATCTGGCGATGAAGCCGACCTCCAGCATTACCGTGCCGGGTAAAACCATTAACCGCAGCGGTGAAGAAGTGGAGATGATCACTAAAGGCCGCCACGATCCTTGTGTGGGCATTCGCGCGGTGCCCATTGCTGAAGCGATGATGGCCATTGTGCTGATGGATCACCTGTTGCGGCACCGTGGGCAAAACGCCGACGTTAATGCCGATATGCCACGCGGGTAA
- the mepA gene encoding penicillin-insensitive murein endopeptidase, with translation MKKTLTALCALLICTTTVQAATPWQTVRQPIADAPQSIGGFANGCIIGAQPLPLDAPGYQVMRNDQRRFFGHPDLIAFILRLSNHTHQLGLGEVLIGDIGMAAGGRFSSGHASHQSGLDVDIWLQLPKQRWTRQMLLKPQPLDLVTADGKNVVARHWQPEIDSLIKLSAQDNDVTRIFVNPAIKQQLCTGAGSDRAWLRKVRPWFQHRAHMHVRLRCPAGSLQCEDQPAPPPGDGCGAELQSWFAPPKPGSTPSVKREPPPLPPGCQALLDNHQL, from the coding sequence ATGAAAAAGACGCTGACTGCGCTGTGTGCGCTGTTGATTTGCACCACCACGGTGCAGGCCGCCACGCCGTGGCAGACCGTTCGCCAGCCGATTGCCGATGCGCCGCAGTCAATAGGGGGGTTTGCCAATGGCTGTATTATCGGCGCGCAGCCGCTGCCGCTGGATGCGCCGGGTTATCAGGTGATGCGCAACGATCAGCGTCGTTTTTTTGGTCATCCTGATCTGATCGCCTTTATTCTGCGTCTCAGTAACCACACTCATCAGCTGGGACTGGGGGAAGTGCTGATCGGGGATATAGGCATGGCGGCAGGAGGGCGCTTTAGCAGCGGTCATGCCAGCCACCAGTCCGGCCTTGACGTTGATATCTGGTTGCAGCTGCCGAAACAGCGTTGGACCCGGCAGATGCTGCTCAAACCCCAGCCGCTGGATCTGGTGACCGCTGACGGAAAAAACGTGGTGGCGCGTCACTGGCAGCCGGAAATCGACAGCCTGATCAAACTGTCGGCACAGGATAACGACGTCACGCGTATTTTTGTTAACCCGGCGATCAAACAGCAGCTGTGTACCGGTGCCGGAAGCGATCGCGCCTGGCTGCGCAAGGTGCGGCCATGGTTCCAGCATCGTGCGCACATGCACGTACGCTTGCGCTGTCCGGCGGGCAGTTTGCAGTGTGAAGATCAGCCCGCGCCGCCACCTGGCGACGGCTGTGGAGCCGAACTGCAAAGCTGGTTTGCGCCGCCAAAACCGGGCAGCACGCCGTCAGTGAAACGCGAACCGCCGCCGCTACCGCCTGGCTGTCAGGCATTGCTGGATAACCATCAACTGTAA
- a CDS encoding sulfite exporter TauE/SafE family protein: MEWLSVAPGLLCVLFLVALLAGFIDSIAGGGGLLTVPALLAAGLSPAQALATNKLQSVGGSFSASLYFIRRKAVDLREQRLNIVLTFVGSLAGALLVQHVQGGILRQLLPLLVIAIGLYFLLMPRIGEEDRQRRLHGLPFALVTGGCVGFYDGFFGPGAGSFYALAFVTLCGYNLAKSTAHAKVLNFTSNLGGLLLFMLSGKVVWLVGLVMLAGQVCGARLGARMVLSKGQKLIRPMIVIVSAVMSAKLLYDSHGAELAAWLHAL; the protein is encoded by the coding sequence ATGGAATGGCTTAGCGTTGCGCCAGGTTTACTGTGCGTACTGTTTCTGGTGGCGTTACTGGCGGGTTTTATTGATTCGATTGCCGGAGGCGGTGGGCTGTTGACGGTGCCCGCCCTGCTGGCGGCGGGGCTTTCCCCGGCCCAGGCGCTGGCAACCAATAAACTGCAATCGGTGGGTGGGTCGTTTTCCGCCAGCCTGTACTTTATCCGCCGTAAAGCGGTGGATCTGCGCGAGCAGCGGCTGAATATTGTGCTGACCTTCGTCGGTTCTCTTGCTGGCGCACTGCTGGTTCAGCATGTACAGGGGGGCATTCTGCGCCAGCTGCTGCCGCTGCTGGTGATTGCCATTGGGCTTTACTTCCTGCTGATGCCGCGTATTGGCGAAGAAGATCGCCAGCGCCGTCTGCATGGCCTGCCGTTTGCGCTGGTGACCGGCGGTTGCGTGGGCTTTTATGACGGTTTTTTCGGCCCCGGCGCGGGGTCCTTCTATGCGCTGGCCTTTGTGACGCTGTGCGGCTATAACCTGGCGAAATCGACGGCGCATGCCAAAGTACTGAACTTCACCTCTAACCTGGGTGGTCTGCTGCTGTTTATGCTGAGCGGCAAAGTGGTGTGGCTGGTGGGGCTGGTGATGCTGGCAGGGCAGGTGTGCGGTGCACGCCTGGGCGCCAGGATGGTGTTAAGTAAAGGACAGAAGCTGATCCGCCCAATGATTGTGATTGTCTCGGCGGTGATGAGCGCCAAACTGCTGTATGACAGCCACGGAGCAGAGCTGGCCGCATGGCTGCATGCGCTGTGA
- a CDS encoding elongation factor P hydroxylase — translation MSTQHHYQDLIDIFDRCFMDQFHTRLIKGDDEPIYLPADDRSPWHRVVFAHGYYASGLHEISHWCIAGEARRKRVDFGYWYCPDGRDAATQGQFESVEIKPQALEWLFSVAAGFPFNVSCDNLEGDCEPDRIAFQRKVHAQVMEYLQNGIPARPARLIAELSSFYSTPPLTAARFPWPEDLC, via the coding sequence ATGAGTACGCAACATCACTATCAGGATCTGATCGACATTTTCGATCGCTGTTTTATGGATCAATTCCACACCCGCCTGATTAAAGGCGATGACGAGCCGATCTATCTTCCGGCGGATGACCGTTCTCCGTGGCATCGGGTGGTGTTTGCCCACGGCTATTATGCCAGCGGGCTGCATGAAATTTCCCACTGGTGCATTGCCGGTGAGGCGCGCCGTAAGCGGGTGGATTTTGGCTATTGGTACTGCCCGGACGGACGCGATGCGGCTACCCAGGGGCAGTTTGAATCGGTCGAAATCAAGCCTCAGGCGCTGGAATGGCTATTCAGTGTTGCCGCCGGCTTTCCCTTCAACGTAAGCTGTGACAACCTTGAAGGTGACTGTGAGCCGGATCGCATCGCGTTTCAGCGCAAGGTTCATGCCCAGGTCATGGAGTATCTGCAAAATGGCATTCCTGCTCGCCCGGCGCGGCTGATTGCCGAGCTTAGCTCGTTTTACTCAACTCCACCGCTGACGGCGGCACGGTTTCCCTGGCCGGAAGATCTGTGTTAA
- a CDS encoding YfcL family protein produces the protein MIVEFEARILGLIDDMVDHASDDELFAGGYLRGHLTLAVAELELTGEHTPEALQIEVQRSLQNAIQAGELSPRDQALVIGMWDNLFLQARQAS, from the coding sequence ATGATCGTTGAATTCGAGGCGCGCATTCTCGGCCTGATTGATGACATGGTGGATCACGCCAGTGATGACGAGCTTTTCGCGGGCGGCTATCTGCGTGGCCACTTAACGCTTGCGGTCGCCGAGCTGGAGCTGACCGGCGAACATACCCCGGAGGCGTTGCAGATCGAGGTACAAAGAAGCCTGCAAAATGCCATCCAGGCCGGGGAACTGTCACCGCGTGACCAGGCGCTGGTGATCGGCATGTGGGACAACCTGTTTCTGCAGGCGCGTCAGGCGTCTTAA
- a CDS encoding IS630 family transposase, protein MPIIAPISREERRLMRKAIHKTRDKNHARRLTAILMLHRGNRVSHVARTLCCARSSVGRWINWFTLSGVEGLKSLPAGRSRRWPFEHICTLLRELIKHSPGDFGYQRSRWSTELLAIKIKDITGCRLHAGTVRRWLPAAGLVWRRAAPTLRIRDPHKDEKMAVIRQALDKCSAEHPVFYEDEVDIHLNPKIGADWQLRGQQRRVVTPGQNEKYYLAGALHSGTGKVSYVGGNSKSSVLFISLLKHLKASYRRAKTITLIVDNYIIHKSRETLSWLKQNPKFRVIYQPVYSPWVNHVERLWQALHDTITRNHQCRSMWQLLKKVRHFMKTVSPFPGGKHGLAKVERY, encoded by the coding sequence ATGCCGATCATAGCACCCATTTCCCGTGAAGAACGACGCCTGATGCGAAAAGCTATCCATAAAACGCGCGATAAAAATCATGCCCGCAGGCTGACGGCCATACTGATGTTGCACCGGGGAAACCGTGTCAGCCACGTCGCCAGAACGCTCTGTTGCGCCCGTTCATCCGTCGGGCGCTGGATTAACTGGTTTACGTTGTCCGGTGTTGAAGGTCTGAAATCGTTGCCCGCAGGGCGCTCCCGCCGATGGCCATTTGAGCATATCTGCACTCTGTTACGTGAACTGATAAAGCACTCTCCCGGCGATTTTGGTTATCAGCGTTCACGCTGGAGTACGGAATTGTTGGCTATAAAAATTAAAGACATAACCGGCTGCCGGTTGCATGCAGGAACCGTCCGTCGCTGGTTGCCCGCTGCCGGGCTGGTGTGGCGCAGAGCTGCGCCAACCCTGCGGATCCGTGACCCGCACAAAGATGAAAAGATGGCGGTGATCCGCCAGGCGTTGGACAAATGCAGCGCAGAGCATCCGGTATTTTATGAAGATGAAGTGGATATCCACCTCAATCCAAAAATCGGTGCTGACTGGCAACTGCGCGGGCAGCAAAGACGCGTGGTAACACCGGGTCAAAATGAAAAATATTACCTGGCGGGTGCGCTGCACAGCGGAACGGGCAAAGTCAGTTACGTTGGCGGTAACAGCAAAAGTTCGGTGCTGTTTATCAGCCTGCTTAAGCACCTGAAAGCGAGTTACCGCCGGGCAAAAACGATCACGCTGATTGTCGATAACTATATCATCCACAAAAGCCGTGAAACGCTGAGCTGGCTGAAACAGAATCCAAAGTTCAGGGTGATTTACCAGCCGGTTTACTCGCCGTGGGTCAATCATGTTGAGCGCCTGTGGCAGGCGCTGCACGATACCATTACACGCAATCATCAGTGCCGGTCAATGTGGCAACTGTTGAAAAAAGTACGCCACTTTATGAAAACGGTCAGCCCGTTCCCGGGCGGTAAACACGGACTGGCAAAAGTGGAGCGCTATTAG